In Porites lutea chromosome 7, jaPorLute2.1, whole genome shotgun sequence, a single window of DNA contains:
- the LOC140942979 gene encoding uncharacterized protein produces the protein MAILLPFPRLNLPTLFKVTVSIFLLLAMVSTSVAESDFAIARMLINKQKPKINYDQFCRGRLDSGLAKSACRIAEMPRVVFLFCNDYGAFCEPQIVDPEIKNLRKLYDNGVRTVKFDEDPIKKVKCAKSSDLNCAGFLEEWIDKNVGQHYRLDRYFRSGTVGLLIEKIRKQITTPDGRKETADDLNKIKEYMVAPQRKYHLICDLQGFFLSAGGFLVNDPEDIKENVNLDQKCEIDTLREPTTKQVLDGLNLLIQNLP, from the exons ATGGCGATTCTCCTTCCATTTCCTCGTTTGAATTTGCCAACACTTTTCAAG GTGACAGTCtccatttttttgctgttggCAATGGTATCTACTTCAGTTGCTGAGTCAGATTTTGCTATAGCAAGGATGTTAATCAACAAGCAGAAACCGAAGATCAACTATGACCAATTCTGTCGTGGGAGGCTAGATTCGGGACTAGCGAAGAGTGCCTGTCGTATCGCCGAAATGCCAAGAGTGGTGTTCCTGTTCTGCAACGATTACGGAGCATTCTGTGAACCCCAAATCGTTGACCCGGAGATTAAAAACCTCCGGAAGCTTTATGATAACGGCGTTAGGACGGTGAAATTTGACGAGGACCCGATCAAGAAAGTCAAGTGCGCGAAGAGCAGTGACCTGAACTGTGCTGGTTTCTTGGAGGAATGGATAGACAAAAATGTAGGTCAGCATTACCGCCTGGACCGTTATTTCAGGAGCGGCACCGTGGGATTGTTGATCGAAAAAATTcgaaaacaaatcacaactccTGATGGACGGAAGGAGACGGCGGACGACCTTAACAAAATCAAAGAGTACATGGTTGCTCCTCAGAGGAAATACCACTTGATCTGTGATCTACAAGGCTTTTTCTTATCTGCTGGAGGTTTTCTGGTCAACGATCCTGAAGACATCAAGGAAAATGTAAACCTGGATCAGAAATGTGAAATCGATACTTTGCGGGAGCCGACCACTAAACAAGTCCTCGATGGATTGAACCTATTAATCCAAAATTTGCCCTAG
- the LOC140942981 gene encoding uncharacterized protein: protein MDRCQVYENFLYVAALAAACCVLVPVKLNESDTNGNCLLFAELNVLTNTVATGNNIFCSLAFYAYLVNAALAAVLGFLKSCCIVTTERLSAVYFLFASSIVSALVWISCLVCTIFIVIGLTEWCNSVENNGNVESCKDAEKWDWTLFSPTGIDGSKFYTHLFMAEIASIASVVIWFIILILSGRNFKQSLLNVRAAEYYLNEERMSYMYPPPIQDIPVYEVKSDGGSRFL from the exons atggaCAGATGTCAAGTTTATGAAAATTTCCTTTACGTTGCAGCGCTAGCCGCTGCTTGTTGTGTTTTAGTTCCTGTCAAACTCAACGAATCTGACACAAACGGCAATTGTTTGCTTTTCGCGGAGCTCAATGTCCTCACGAACACAGTCGCCACGGGCAACAACATTTTCTGTTCTTTGGCGTTTTACGCGTATCTCGTGAATGCTGCGTTAGCTGCTGTGTTGGGGTTTCTCAAGTCTTGCTGTATTGTGACCACGGAACGTTTAAG tgCTGTATATTTCTTATTTGCAAGCAGTATTGTGTCAGCTTTAGTATGGATCAGCTGTTTGGTGTGCactattttcattgtaattGGCCTAACAGAGTGGTGCAACTCAGTGGAAAATAATGGAAATGTGGAAAG CTGTAAAGATGCAGAAAAGTGGGACTGGACCCTTTTTTCACCAACTGGCATTGATGGTAGCAAGTTTTACACTCATCTTTTTATGGCAGAG ATTGCATCAATTGCTAGTGTAGTGATCTGGTTCATCATCCTTATCCTGTCTGGGAGGAATTTCAAGCAGAGCTTGCTGAATGTAAGGGCAGCAGAATACTATCTGAATGAGGAGCGAATGAGTTACATGTATCCACCACCTATCCAAGACATACCCGTGTATGAAGTCAAAAGTGATGGAGGATCAAGATTCTTATGA